One segment of Massilia sp. Se16.2.3 DNA contains the following:
- a CDS encoding TerD family protein: MTVSLQKGQKISLSKEGGGSLTRVTMGLGWDAIKSKGFLGFGAKTESVDLDASVVMFDESNRVVDTVWFRQLKSKDGSIVHTGDNRTGAGDGDDEQINVDLSAVPGNVKSLVFTVNSFTGQNFSQVQNAYCRLLDATGNKEVARYDLSVQGAHTAQVMAKLYRHNGEWKMHAIGENASGRTFDDLMPSITPHL; encoded by the coding sequence ATGACTGTCAGTCTGCAAAAAGGCCAGAAAATCTCGCTCTCGAAAGAGGGCGGCGGTTCGCTCACCCGTGTCACCATGGGACTGGGCTGGGATGCCATCAAGTCCAAGGGTTTCCTCGGCTTCGGCGCCAAAACCGAAAGCGTCGACCTCGACGCCTCGGTGGTGATGTTCGACGAATCGAACCGCGTGGTCGATACCGTCTGGTTCCGCCAGTTGAAGAGCAAGGACGGCAGCATCGTCCATACGGGCGACAACCGCACCGGCGCCGGCGACGGCGACGACGAGCAGATCAACGTCGATCTGTCCGCCGTGCCGGGCAACGTGAAATCGCTCGTCTTCACCGTGAACAGCTTCACCGGCCAGAACTTCTCGCAGGTGCAGAACGCCTACTGCCGCCTGCTCGACGCGACCGGCAACAAGGAAGTGGCGCGCTACGACCTGTCGGTGCAGGGCGCCCACACCGCCCAGGTGATGGCCAAGCTGTACCGCCACAACGGCGAGTGGAAGATGCACGCCATCGGCGAAAACGCCAGCGGCCGCACCTTCGACGACCTGATGCCGTCGATTACGCCCCACCTGTAA
- a CDS encoding TerD family protein — MAISLQKGGNVNLSKEAPGLTNLKVGLGWDTRATDGAAFDLDGAVFMLNSSGKVRSDADFIFYNNLKSSDGSVVHSGDNKTGEGAGDDETVAIDLTKVPADVDKIVLAVTIHDADTRRQNFGMVGKAFIRCINASGDAEIARYDLSEDGSTEAAMIFGEVYRNGADWKFRAIGQGFQGGLGPLAKNYGVNV, encoded by the coding sequence ATGGCAATCAGTCTGCAAAAAGGCGGTAACGTCAACCTGTCGAAAGAAGCCCCTGGCCTGACCAACCTGAAAGTCGGCTTAGGCTGGGATACCCGCGCCACCGATGGCGCCGCTTTCGACCTGGACGGCGCTGTCTTCATGCTGAACTCGTCGGGCAAGGTACGCTCGGACGCCGACTTCATCTTCTACAACAACCTGAAATCAAGCGACGGCTCCGTGGTCCACTCGGGCGACAACAAGACCGGCGAAGGCGCGGGCGACGACGAAACCGTCGCCATCGACCTGACGAAGGTGCCGGCCGACGTCGACAAGATCGTGCTGGCCGTGACCATCCACGACGCCGACACCCGCCGCCAGAACTTCGGCATGGTCGGCAAGGCCTTCATCCGCTGCATCAATGCCAGCGGCGACGCGGAAATCGCCCGCTACGACCTGTCGGAAGACGGCTCGACGGAAGCTGCAATGATCTTCGGCGAGGTGTATCGTAACGGCGCCGACTGGAAGTTCCGCGCAATCGGCCAGGGCTTCCAGGGCGGCCTGGGCCCACTGGCCAAGAACTACGGCGTCAACGTCTAA
- the nhaR gene encoding transcriptional activator NhaR has product MKNAGTNFRHLYYFWVVAKEGSITRAAERLGLAVQTVSSQITLLEQSVGKSLFTQQGRRLTLSEAGRLALGYADQIFLLGEQMQEALDQAGHLRTRLTVGISDSLPKLTAFRLLEATATLPTPVRLVCFEDQYEALLADLALHKLDVVLTDRALPSGSTLRVFSHMLFESEMMVVGTAELAARYAEGFPKKLDGAPFLLPTRNNALRTRIDEWFEMQGVHPDVAGEFEDNALLNTFGRRGHGLFFAPAALADDLAEQLKAVLVGRVPEVREQFYAISNERKIQHPAVEAILAAAQHGGLAAA; this is encoded by the coding sequence ATGAAAAACGCGGGAACGAATTTTCGCCACCTGTACTATTTCTGGGTGGTCGCCAAGGAAGGCAGCATCACGCGCGCGGCCGAGCGCCTCGGGCTGGCGGTACAAACCGTCAGCAGCCAGATCACCCTGCTCGAGCAGTCCGTCGGCAAGTCCCTGTTCACCCAGCAGGGCCGGCGCCTGACGCTGTCCGAGGCCGGGCGCCTGGCGCTGGGCTATGCCGACCAGATCTTCCTGCTGGGCGAGCAGATGCAGGAAGCGCTCGACCAGGCCGGCCACCTGCGCACCCGTTTGACCGTCGGCATCTCGGACTCGCTGCCGAAACTGACGGCCTTCCGCCTGCTGGAAGCGACCGCCACGCTGCCCACGCCGGTGCGCCTGGTCTGCTTCGAAGACCAGTACGAGGCGCTGCTGGCCGACCTTGCCCTGCATAAATTGGATGTCGTGCTGACCGACCGCGCCCTGCCCAGCGGCAGCACCCTGCGCGTGTTCAGCCACATGCTGTTCGAGAGCGAGATGATGGTCGTCGGCACGGCCGAGCTGGCCGCACGCTACGCGGAAGGCTTCCCGAAAAAACTCGACGGCGCGCCCTTCCTGCTGCCGACCCGGAACAACGCGCTGCGCACCCGCATCGACGAATGGTTCGAGATGCAGGGCGTGCATCCCGACGTGGCCGGCGAATTTGAAGATAACGCGCTACTGAACACCTTCGGCCGGCGCGGGCACGGCCTGTTCTTCGCGCCGGCGGCGCTGGCCGACGACCTTGCCGAACAGCTGAAGGCGGTGCTGGTCGGGCGCGTGCCGGAAGTGCGCGAGCAGTTCTACGCGATCTCGAACGAGCGCAAGATCCAGCATCCGGCGGTCGAAGCGATCCTGGCGGCGGCGCAGCACGGGGGCCTTGCCGCCGCCTGA
- a CDS encoding TIGR00266 family protein: MPTFTVTGDVDPFLHVSMRRGETIYCESDAMVMMESTLDLKGKMKGGLGSALMRTFANGESFFQQHIEATRGDGDCLLSPTLPGAMQVVDVGPNNYIISDGAFVAATSGVDLKVRTQSVGNALFANSGGFFVTETSGSGQVVVSGFGSMSVLDVEPGKDAIIDNSHVVCWDSTLRYEISITTGTSGGFLGNLINSQTSGEGMVLRFSGKGKVYVCSRNRAAFKAWMQAPAK; the protein is encoded by the coding sequence ATGCCAACTTTTACCGTGACCGGGGATGTCGATCCCTTCCTGCATGTGTCGATGAGGCGCGGCGAGACCATCTATTGCGAATCCGATGCGATGGTGATGATGGAATCGACGCTCGACCTGAAAGGCAAGATGAAGGGCGGGCTCGGCAGCGCGCTGATGCGTACCTTCGCCAACGGCGAGTCCTTCTTCCAGCAGCACATCGAAGCGACCCGCGGCGACGGCGACTGCCTGCTCTCGCCGACGCTGCCGGGTGCGATGCAGGTCGTCGATGTCGGCCCGAACAACTACATCATCAGCGACGGCGCCTTTGTCGCCGCCACGTCCGGCGTGGACCTGAAGGTGCGCACCCAGAGCGTCGGCAATGCGCTGTTCGCCAACAGCGGCGGCTTTTTTGTCACCGAGACCTCGGGTTCGGGCCAGGTGGTGGTGTCGGGATTCGGTTCGATGTCGGTGCTCGACGTGGAGCCGGGCAAGGACGCCATCATCGACAACTCGCACGTCGTGTGCTGGGACAGCACGCTGCGCTACGAGATCTCGATCACGACCGGTACCAGTGGCGGCTTCCTCGGTAACCTGATCAACAGCCAAACCAGCGGCGAGGGCATGGTCCTGCGCTTTTCGGGCAAGGGCAAGGTCTACGTGTGTTCGCGTAACCGTGCCGCCTTCAAGGCATGGATGCAGGCGCCCGCCAAGTAA
- a CDS encoding DUF475 domain-containing protein, protein MKHFRGSFLVAIICLGLAGWWGYEHAGLSGALTAVGVAAILSIMEVSLSFDNAVVNASVLKGWNEFWLKLFLGLGMIIAVFGMRLVFPLVIVAVAADLGLTEVWNLALSDPKGFSSHLTAHHAEVAAFGGMFLLLVFLNFLLDADKETHWLGNFEKKLGSLGKVSSISVMIALASLLFSMSFVEEAKQMIVLTAGIWGILVYVGVDMISSLLEKEEEEGGNVGDMVKKGGIGGFLYLEVLDASFSFDGVIGAFAITTDVVIIMLGLAIGAMFVRSMTVYLVKKGTLDEFVYLEHGAHYAIGILAVIMMAGMMDIHVPEIVTGLTGVAFIAASLWSSIRYKKKHAALEAREGVKELA, encoded by the coding sequence ATGAAGCACTTTAGAGGATCTTTCCTCGTAGCGATCATCTGTCTGGGCCTGGCCGGCTGGTGGGGTTACGAACACGCGGGCTTGTCGGGCGCGCTGACGGCAGTCGGCGTTGCCGCCATCCTGTCGATCATGGAGGTGTCGCTGTCGTTCGACAATGCCGTGGTCAACGCCTCGGTCCTGAAGGGCTGGAACGAATTCTGGCTCAAGCTGTTCCTGGGCCTGGGTATGATCATCGCCGTGTTCGGCATGCGCCTGGTGTTCCCGCTGGTGATCGTGGCCGTTGCAGCCGACCTGGGACTGACCGAAGTGTGGAACCTGGCACTGTCCGATCCGAAAGGTTTTTCAAGCCACCTGACGGCGCACCATGCTGAAGTGGCGGCTTTCGGCGGTATGTTCCTGCTGCTGGTCTTCCTGAACTTCCTGCTCGACGCGGACAAGGAAACCCACTGGCTGGGTAACTTCGAGAAGAAGCTCGGTTCGCTCGGTAAAGTGTCGTCGATCTCGGTGATGATCGCGCTCGCTTCGCTGCTGTTCTCGATGAGCTTTGTCGAGGAAGCCAAGCAGATGATCGTCCTGACCGCCGGTATCTGGGGCATCCTGGTCTACGTCGGTGTCGACATGATCAGCAGCCTGCTGGAGAAGGAAGAAGAAGAGGGCGGTAACGTCGGCGACATGGTCAAGAAGGGCGGTATCGGCGGCTTCCTGTACCTCGAAGTGCTCGATGCATCGTTCAGTTTCGACGGCGTGATCGGCGCCTTCGCGATCACCACCGATGTCGTGATCATCATGCTGGGCCTGGCCATTGGCGCGATGTTCGTGCGTTCGATGACGGTCTACCTGGTCAAGAAGGGCACGCTGGACGAGTTCGTCTACCTGGAACACGGCGCGCACTATGCGATCGGTATCCTGGCCGTGATCATGATGGCCGGCATGATGGACATCCACGTGCCCGAGATCGTGACCGGTTTGACGGGTGTGGCCTTCATCGCGGCTTCGCTGTGGTCGTCGATCCGCTACAAGAAGAAGCATGCGGCGCTGGAAGCACGTGAAGGTGTGAAAGAGCTGGCGTAA
- a CDS encoding ABC transporter permease yields the protein MNGALLRKELRSLRPFVWVVLALLLMDLVDVFLVPFGTHSFADRLQLVSDELGAMQILLGFALGVNLLIREIDEGTLQFLDGLPVTRRAIFMAKLNAAMLVLLIFPAGALLMHACLHAATHDSLNHALRPTLLLTMFALCCLTTAVALTAGMLLGFLRHVAWLALALCAIGIKLLQEWSPSIAALLNTADLLGLRFTGTTWRLPMATIWTQLGAALLFASFSFVLFSSAGKVRARVQRIGMARRWLVRLGIALMVAAMLAGFMLVAKRDRQGKDGSAGDSDRADALEFVPIAGAHASTRHYSFSYPALSSARVRPLVDEADRTFAAVASPARYRRGGADRRRPVRHDREPRRHGLPGPHPHARERQGRDLHPGARDGPRVRGAPGRRRPFDRTGQDDGAQ from the coding sequence ATGAACGGCGCCCTGTTGCGCAAGGAGCTGCGCAGCCTGCGCCCCTTTGTCTGGGTCGTGCTCGCGCTTCTGCTGATGGATCTCGTCGATGTTTTCCTCGTCCCCTTCGGCACCCATTCCTTCGCGGACCGGCTGCAACTGGTGTCCGACGAGCTCGGGGCCATGCAGATCCTGCTGGGATTCGCCCTGGGCGTCAACCTGCTCATCCGGGAGATCGACGAAGGCACCCTGCAATTCCTCGACGGCCTGCCCGTGACGCGCCGGGCCATCTTCATGGCGAAATTGAACGCCGCGATGCTGGTATTGCTGATCTTCCCTGCCGGCGCACTGCTGATGCACGCCTGTCTGCACGCGGCCACGCACGACTCGCTCAACCATGCCTTGCGGCCCACGCTGCTGCTGACGATGTTCGCGCTGTGCTGCCTGACGACTGCCGTCGCGCTGACGGCGGGCATGCTGCTGGGCTTCCTGCGCCATGTGGCCTGGCTGGCACTGGCGCTGTGCGCGATCGGGATCAAGCTGTTGCAGGAATGGTCGCCGTCGATCGCGGCGCTGCTCAACACCGCCGACCTGCTGGGCCTGCGCTTTACCGGGACCACCTGGCGGCTCCCCATGGCCACCATCTGGACCCAGCTCGGCGCGGCGCTGCTGTTCGCCTCGTTCTCCTTCGTCCTGTTCTCCAGCGCGGGCAAGGTGCGCGCACGGGTGCAGCGTATCGGCATGGCGCGCCGATGGCTCGTGCGGCTCGGTATCGCACTGATGGTGGCCGCCATGCTGGCGGGCTTCATGCTGGTGGCCAAGCGCGACAGGCAGGGCAAGGATGGGAGCGCCGGCGACAGCGATCGCGCCGATGCCCTCGAATTCGTGCCCATCGCCGGTGCCCATGCGAGCACGCGCCACTACAGCTTCAGCTACCCGGCCCTGAGCAGCGCACGGGTGCGTCCCCTGGTCGACGAGGCCGACCGCACCTTCGCCGCCGTCGCCTCCCCTGCTCGGTATCGAAGGGGCGGCGCCGATCGACGTCGACCTGTCCGGCACGACCGAGAACCACGCCGGCACGGCCTACCAGGACCGCATCCGCATGCACGTGAACGGCAAGGACGCGACCTCCACCCCGGCGCACGAGACGGCCCACGTGTTCGCGGCGCGCCTGGCCGGCGGCGCCCGTTCGATCGAACTGGACAAGATGATGGTGCTCAATGA